The genomic segment TTTTGGAAGATTATTCACTGTTCGCGATGACTGTTCAAAATCTAGCTGACAGCCATTGCTATGGGGGATTATGATACTTTCGTCGTTAAATTTCTTCATCAAAATACTTACTCGAAATGATTTGTTGTGATTTAATATATTAATGATACCACAGTTTATTTTTAAATAACATTTCGCTGGTCAACGATCAAACCGAGCTGTGAATTTGAACGATAAAATTTTATCTCTTACAACCGCCCTCAATCCTAATCAAGAGCTCAAAGATTATATGGATTGGTTATTTATCGGCATGTCAGAAAGCGATATTGCGATCCGACTTAGTGTCGCTATTCACGTCAAAAATCGAGGCGGCAGCTTGTCTGAGATTAGTGAGGCAATGAGTTATTCAATTGACTACCTTAAAAACCTTACTGGACGCCAAAAACTGACTGCGGATCAAGCGTTATCACCAAAATCTGGAGAGGATATTTATTTTGATAATGATCTGGATTATTTTTCCAGGTCAACTACTCAAAAGATGCCGCGTAATGGAAAACAAAAGCCTAGCCGCGAAGAATCACCTTCTTATACGCCGGTGAGCCAACCATCAGAGGCTTATCAATCCAAACCAATACAACGCACACCCGAAAACATTTCGGCCTCAAAAACAGCGCTTTCTCAAGCTAGAGCGCTTTTATAGCGCCTATTTACTGCGTTTCTTAATGTTGTCTAATAATGTCGATACCGCAGTAGTTAATTCCTCTTTGTTAACAGAGCTATCCTTACTTGGTTTTGGAGGCTTCGGATAACGCATGTCTTTCTGAATGCTATCAGCAAGCTTCGTCGCCTTTATCTTGGCTTGATCTTCAGAAATGCCTGCTTTTACATTCAACCGAGTCATATCTTGCTCAAACTCAGAGTCGATAATATCCGCTCCCATCCATTGAGATGATTGTTTTAAAGTTTCAGCCGGCGTCAACACTTTTTCTTTCTCGCTCGCCCCATTTACATCTCGTAATTTAGCCGAATTCATTACCAGGTTTTTTGCCTGATTTTCTAAACCATCTTCTATGCCTGGTATATCATTTTCCATGCTTTTATTTGCCCGAGCTGACCTCTCAAGATCTGCAATAGCTTGATCAAAATCTTCCTCGCTCACATTATCAGTGCTTTCCTCATCAAGGCCTCCGTCAATTGATTCATGAGAAAATGTATCGGGTGAAACAGGAATTGAATTTTCCATTTCTTCAACATCCTTATCGATAACATCAATCCATTGCATAAAAGCAATTATCGCCTGCTCCATGGGATTGTATTGGCCTGGACTGTTAAAAACACTGGCTATCGCCTCAATTTGATCGGTAGTCTCTAACTCACTCCTTTCAATATCGGTTTTATGCTGAGCAATCGTCTCCCCTTTTTCGATTAACCGATCAGTCAATTCTTTAAGAGACCCAAATTTGAGATCGATTTCTTTCGGGTCTGGCAAAAACACCTGAACCATTTGATTGATACGAATTTGCCCGTCTTTTGGCAAAGGAGGATTAGCATAAAAAACCGACCCTCTTACAACATCACCATTAAAAAACGCGTGAAATTCACCTTCAATTTGCTCCTGAAGATCTCGCAGATTGATCCTGGCACGCTCTGTAGCTCGCGCCGTCATGTCGTCATTGTAATTAATTGGCGCAAATGATTCTTTATTAATTGCCGAACCACCAGACTCCATTACCATGACATCCCCGGATAATTTATTAAACAATTCCCAAGTTTCACCAGCTGACTCCATTTTAAGGGCAAATTTATATTTACTATTCTCCACGATTTGTTGTGCGCCTTCAGCGTCGGCTTTTGATATCCCTGCATAATCTTGAGAAGCCAAAATAGCTGCGATACCCAGCCCGCGCCCCTGAGTTAACACTTCAACATATCCCGGCGTGGGGATAGCTGCGTATTCATCAGTTACTGATAGGAAAGGAGCTGGAGCATCCGTCGGCAAGGAATACAAAACATCTTCAAAGGTCCCTTCTTGTCCTGAGCCTAAACCAATGCTGATCGCATTTTTAATAGATGACAAAGATATAACACCAAGGTTTTTCAGCTCTTCTGGTGCTAGCGCTAATGCCGGCAATAAGGTTACCAAAATACGTCGGTTCTGCACGACATCATACATATCAACCTCACCCATGGATGAACCATATATATGGGAATACGTATCAGTCATATTGTTTAGAGCAAGACCAAAATATGAGCGTGCGTAACCATGTTGCTCATTCAACGATCGCGGCTGTTTATCAAGAGGCTTTCCGTCTACATAGCCAACAGATGATAAAAACGCCTTCAGAGAGGTTTTGGCCATTTCAGAAATGTCGGCCTGCAGCAATTCAAAGTTTTTTTCAAGAGTGATGTATTCACGGATGACACCAGGTGATAGCTGCAGCTCCCCCTTATCTCTCAATTCAACAAGGCCATACATCATAGCACGCATTAAGGATTGGGCATTTTGAGAAAAAATAGCATTGCTACCTTCTGATTTAGGAATCAGTGATACAAACATATTCGCCAATGCCTCGGCGTTTCCGTAAGTCAGAGGATTAACCGTGTTTGTCGTGCGTATTGGCATCACCCCGCCCGGCAAACCAGACTTACCCCGTGTCAAATAGTTTATAGTGCGAAAATCATCATCGCGTCCAGCAATTCGAGTTAACACATAGATTTGAGCTTGCAGCTTTGGTGCCGCTTTGGGATCAATATAAAAAAAACCGGATCCCATGGCGATAGCATTAAACGCCAATGACACTAAAAACTCTGTCTTACCTGAGCCTGTAGTTCCGAATGCCAAAATATGGGTCAATACATCACTGGAGCGCCCCCATAATTCATTTTTAGTTCCATGCTCGTTTCCAAATAGAAAAACCCCTTTGGCCTTATCGTATCCTCCGCCTGGCTTACGAGCGCCCCAATCTGTACCTTGATATGTTGACGGCATTCTGAAGGGAAGATGATCATTTTTTGTTGCGCTTACTCTCGCTAAATATGCGGTAATACCTATAATTAAAACAAAGTTGGTCAACACAGGAAAAATAAATGCTGTCCCAGACAACATGATCATTATTATGGCAAAAAATAATCGGCTAGCAATTATTTCGAATACACGAGTTAATAGCGGTCGTATATCTCTTATTTGCGTTTTTCGATCAACTTCGTGGTTCGGGTCGAGTCCCCTAAATGTTTTCATAGTTTTTTCTTATAAATGCTACAACATTATTTGATCGGTAAGAAACCTGAGTTTCTTATACTTTTTTCCAAGCTAGAGACGCCGAATTCAATCTGCGGCTCGTGTAACGACATTCTGGCCATATCTTCAATCTTATAATGAGACCATGCTCCAAGGCCTTCAGCCCAGGCAGTTGAACCACCGTCCTGATTTAATGCATACCACAATTCACGATCAGTTGGTCTGAGCCAAATAAATTGGGAGCATGCCAAGACACCTTTTTTTCGGGCGGCAGAAAGAAGCGCCATCAGCCAAGTTTTCACATAAGAAGAGTGATTTTTTATTGCATATTGGACGCTCTCATTATCAATATACTTGGAGATCATTTCCTTTGATCCACTGTCATCGATAATCAGCGCCTCATCGCTTGACCTTGGCTCCACGAATGACAATGACGCCTGATCAAGTAATTTTTGCCCCTTATCTTTTTGTCCCGCAATAAACGCCATAAATGCAGCAGCCAAAATTCGTTCATGAATTGCCAAGTCATCGACACCGGCAAAAGATCGACCTAATTGTTTAATTAGCAGCCATTTTGATTCTTCCGAATCCAAAGAAAGTAACTGATTTTTTTTAGGAGATAACAATGGAGACTTTATATTGGCGAGACCTGTAGATGAATCAATGATGAGCGATTTATCAACGGGTTTCTTATGCTCATCTAGTAAAAGATTATTTTCAGCCACCCATTGTAGCGGCGTTCGAGCTACCTTCCATGGTCCACTATCGAGAGGCTCGTCTAGTAAATCACGATTGGCTACCGGCGCCATACATGGAAATTCATGCACGTTATTTATCATCAAAGACTTCATGCTAAACACGCGTCTATAATTTTCGGAAACGCCATGCCGATAATAAGAGTGCCAAAGTAAACCCAGTAAGACAGCGATTACAGGGTATCGAGTGTATGTTCCCGTTAACCTAAATAACGCAATGACCTGATTAAGATCGTATTTTCCTGGATTACCCCACTCTAATTTTTTTAGAACTAAGGATGCATCCGATGCGCCAAATAGCGCGAAAAATTGAAGCTGATATTTATTGATTGCCAATAAATAGGTGTTAAATTCAGCTCGGTGTGCATCATAATACATATTGGCAACAAGAAGGAGGACTGCGATTATTATGCAGACCCACATCAAGTCATCCATACCGCCTTTATTGTCATTCATAAAAATAATTTAACATATATAGATAACAACATTTTATTACAAATAAATCATTTGTTTAATATGTTGAAAGCAAATTATTTAAGACCACAGGCCTTTTGGGGGGAATTTTAAATTTATAACCTGGCGATATTTGACATCCTCCCCTCCCTAAAGGAAGGGGAGGATGTCAACTGAGTCTAATTCCGCTACCTTCGTCTTGATCGGGTGTGGTTTCTGGCATGCCAAATTCCTCCTGAACAATACGGAGTACCGATACCCCTATATCATCCTCTTCCAGCAATGGAAAACTTTTGCGTAACTTGTTTGAAATCTCACCATGGTTATCCCTGATTGACCGAACAATCCGATCGATCACCGTATCCGGTCCCTCGATAACTTCCTTGATTCTAGCTCGCGCGGACCGAATACTACGCAAATAACCGGCCTCCTTCCTCATTGAAGATAAGCACGGATGCTTATCGACCCGCCGGCGACGTTGCGTGTTCTGGTTAAAATCTTTCAAATAGACCGATTTTGAACCCAGAGCACTCAAGCCATGGCGCCAATTTAATTCGCATAAACACTTAATCTGCATGCGTTAATGTGGTTTAATGATTATATGATACAACAGAAAGCGTATAAATTCCGATTTTACCCGACTCGTGATCAAATCGAGCAGTTGAATCGTGAGTTTGGCCATGCGCGCTTTGTGTGGAATCATGCCCTGGGACTGCGGAGCAAAGCCTATCGTCGCCGGGGTGAATCGATCAATTATGTCGGCCTGTCCA from the Methylomarinum sp. Ch1-1 genome contains:
- a CDS encoding type IV secretory system conjugative DNA transfer family protein, producing MKTFRGLDPNHEVDRKTQIRDIRPLLTRVFEIIASRLFFAIIMIMLSGTAFIFPVLTNFVLIIGITAYLARVSATKNDHLPFRMPSTYQGTDWGARKPGGGYDKAKGVFLFGNEHGTKNELWGRSSDVLTHILAFGTTGSGKTEFLVSLAFNAIAMGSGFFYIDPKAAPKLQAQIYVLTRIAGRDDDFRTINYLTRGKSGLPGGVMPIRTTNTVNPLTYGNAEALANMFVSLIPKSEGSNAIFSQNAQSLMRAMMYGLVELRDKGELQLSPGVIREYITLEKNFELLQADISEMAKTSLKAFLSSVGYVDGKPLDKQPRSLNEQHGYARSYFGLALNNMTDTYSHIYGSSMGEVDMYDVVQNRRILVTLLPALALAPEELKNLGVISLSSIKNAISIGLGSGQEGTFEDVLYSLPTDAPAPFLSVTDEYAAIPTPGYVEVLTQGRGLGIAAILASQDYAGISKADAEGAQQIVENSKYKFALKMESAGETWELFNKLSGDVMVMESGGSAINKESFAPINYNDDMTARATERARINLRDLQEQIEGEFHAFFNGDVVRGSVFYANPPLPKDGQIRINQMVQVFLPDPKEIDLKFGSLKELTDRLIEKGETIAQHKTDIERSELETTDQIEAIASVFNSPGQYNPMEQAIIAFMQWIDVIDKDVEEMENSIPVSPDTFSHESIDGGLDEESTDNVSEEDFDQAIADLERSARANKSMENDIPGIEDGLENQAKNLVMNSAKLRDVNGASEKEKVLTPAETLKQSSQWMGADIIDSEFEQDMTRLNVKAGISEDQAKIKATKLADSIQKDMRYPKPPKPSKDSSVNKEELTTAVSTLLDNIKKRSK
- the icmP gene encoding type IVB secretion system coupling complex protein DotM/IcmP gives rise to the protein MNDNKGGMDDLMWVCIIIAVLLLVANMYYDAHRAEFNTYLLAINKYQLQFFALFGASDASLVLKKLEWGNPGKYDLNQVIALFRLTGTYTRYPVIAVLLGLLWHSYYRHGVSENYRRVFSMKSLMINNVHEFPCMAPVANRDLLDEPLDSGPWKVARTPLQWVAENNLLLDEHKKPVDKSLIIDSSTGLANIKSPLLSPKKNQLLSLDSEESKWLLIKQLGRSFAGVDDLAIHERILAAAFMAFIAGQKDKGQKLLDQASLSFVEPRSSDEALIIDDSGSKEMISKYIDNESVQYAIKNHSSYVKTWLMALLSAARKKGVLACSQFIWLRPTDRELWYALNQDGGSTAWAEGLGAWSHYKIEDMARMSLHEPQIEFGVSSLEKSIRNSGFLPIK